The nucleotide sequence CTCAAAGCCGTAGCTCATCCGCTACGTATCAAAATTATCCAGATGTTAAATGAAAGTAAGGAGCTAAACGTATCAACGATCTACAAAAACCTAAACGCTGAGCAGTCACTCATCTCGCATCATTTAATAAACATGCGGGATAAGGGGATTTTAGATATACGGCGCAGTGGAAA is from Spirosoma taeanense and encodes:
- a CDS encoding ArsR/SmtB family transcription factor, giving the protein MATDKVIEDDKRIDKAAYVLKAVAHPLRIKIIQMLNESKELNVSTIYKNLNAEQSLISHHLINMRDKGILDIRRSGKNIYYFLVDTAVAEIIDCIYKSKILN